Proteins co-encoded in one Nitrospiraceae bacterium genomic window:
- a CDS encoding FtsX-like permease family protein, whose protein sequence is MILSTSLFWILFRTHFAQRPFRVVLSLVGVSLGVMASVAITTANVDVLRSFEEAVTAVAGPATLEVLGGDLGVDETVITTVRAVPGVVTAVPVIEDSVVMVQGARRGEAAQLFGLDLIAEVGTRGFRLHTAGNQEALEQLLASNTAYLGPKLAEDWHLTVGSPFEVMAGGRLVRLQVGGLLHGETTRSSVWDRAMLMDIAAAQVLFGSIGQLDRIDVITTQDRPVEDVQAALRAVLSPHLIVQRPTQRTKQVEQMVRSFQLNVRVLSWVGLLVGTFLIYNTTAFMVARRRREIGIYRALGMTERRVASLFLAEAGFLGMVGGVTGGICGVLLSRSLISLVSRTISDLYAPVSPSTSALVFDHHQWWSLTQGILLGMIVSMIGAWGPSLDASRTITVRALAPGDYEVTQQLRLSRFAWTAVILACFAGVLSLLNPVGGLPVFGYLATLCLLAGLACAAPVCIQALGFRRRRNQAVLLGLGGSLRLIAIDHAARHPGRNGVTVSALMVGLAIMIGVVVMVRSFRQTVQIWVSETVIADMVVAPPAWLHGRHAGQASRALPGAWAAKLASIDGVAAVDTYRDVHVDVQGQSVALISRDLRLHAERSRYLVIEGDSATVLRRAAETGGVLVSEVLANRLGVREGLSVAVTTPSGVKNVPIVARFYDYATDGGKMVMDRALYQTLWHDDRVTVFPIYLRTGADGDAIRRSLTQRLAVDERESFSPLVISNAELRREILDIFDRTFVLTYVLEAIAVLIAVLGIVNTLVTAVLERRRELATLQAIGASPAQVKQLVLWEAAYLGLLGAVLGVIGGVLLAVVLIKVINRQSFGWTIQMTVPIDVLAQAVLLALGAALIAGYWPAHWAAHQPVVEGLREE, encoded by the coding sequence ATGATCCTTTCAACCAGTCTTTTTTGGATACTGTTCCGTACCCATTTCGCGCAGCGCCCCTTTCGGGTCGTGCTCAGCCTCGTGGGAGTGTCGTTGGGAGTTATGGCGTCAGTGGCCATCACGACGGCGAACGTCGACGTCCTTCGTTCGTTCGAAGAGGCGGTCACCGCGGTCGCTGGGCCGGCGACGTTGGAAGTGCTTGGGGGAGATCTCGGAGTCGATGAAACAGTGATCACAACGGTGCGGGCAGTTCCAGGAGTGGTGACTGCCGTCCCGGTGATCGAGGACAGTGTCGTGATGGTGCAGGGGGCGCGTCGGGGTGAAGCGGCGCAGCTGTTTGGGTTGGACTTGATTGCAGAGGTCGGTACGCGCGGCTTTCGGCTTCACACAGCGGGAAATCAAGAGGCGTTAGAGCAACTGCTGGCTTCCAATACGGCCTATCTCGGACCAAAACTGGCTGAAGACTGGCACCTTACCGTCGGAAGCCCGTTCGAAGTGATGGCTGGCGGCCGGCTCGTGCGGTTGCAAGTGGGGGGGCTGCTTCACGGCGAAACAACTCGCTCTTCCGTCTGGGATCGGGCAATGCTTATGGATATCGCTGCTGCGCAGGTACTGTTCGGATCGATCGGGCAGTTGGACCGAATCGATGTGATTACAACACAGGACCGCCCCGTCGAAGACGTTCAAGCTGCCTTGCGAGCCGTGTTGTCCCCACACCTGATCGTCCAACGACCGACCCAACGAACGAAGCAGGTCGAACAGATGGTACGGTCGTTCCAGCTCAACGTGCGCGTGTTGAGTTGGGTGGGGCTGCTCGTGGGCACCTTCCTCATTTACAACACGACGGCCTTTATGGTGGCTCGACGACGGCGTGAGATCGGGATCTACCGCGCGCTCGGCATGACGGAACGACGAGTCGCTTCACTATTTCTCGCCGAGGCCGGATTTCTAGGGATGGTTGGCGGAGTCACCGGAGGAATCTGTGGGGTCCTGCTGAGCCGGAGTCTGATTTCTCTGGTCAGCCGGACGATCTCGGATCTCTATGCGCCGGTCTCACCGAGCACTTCAGCGCTGGTCTTCGATCACCACCAATGGTGGTCGCTCACCCAGGGGATTCTCCTGGGTATGATCGTTTCGATGATCGGGGCGTGGGGACCGAGCCTGGATGCGAGCCGGACCATTACGGTTCGAGCCTTGGCTCCGGGGGATTACGAAGTGACGCAGCAATTGCGGCTCTCACGATTCGCATGGACCGCCGTCATCCTCGCTTGTTTCGCGGGGGTCTTGTCGTTGCTGAATCCTGTTGGCGGACTTCCGGTATTTGGATATCTCGCGACGTTGTGTCTGTTGGCGGGGCTCGCCTGCGCTGCACCGGTCTGTATTCAAGCGCTTGGATTTCGTCGTCGACGTAACCAAGCAGTCTTACTTGGGCTTGGGGGCAGCCTGAGGCTGATCGCCATCGACCATGCGGCGCGTCACCCCGGCCGCAATGGTGTAACAGTCTCGGCCTTGATGGTCGGGTTGGCGATCATGATTGGTGTTGTGGTGATGGTACGGAGCTTTCGCCAGACAGTGCAAATCTGGGTCAGTGAAACCGTGATCGCGGATATGGTCGTGGCTCCGCCGGCTTGGTTGCACGGTCGACATGCGGGTCAGGCATCCCGGGCACTACCGGGAGCCTGGGCTGCCAAGCTGGCATCGATCGACGGGGTAGCGGCAGTCGATACCTATCGCGATGTGCACGTGGATGTGCAGGGCCAGTCGGTTGCACTCATCTCGAGAGACCTTCGGCTTCATGCCGAGCGCAGTCGCTATCTCGTGATCGAGGGCGATTCAGCTACTGTGCTACGACGTGCCGCCGAGACTGGCGGGGTCTTGGTGTCGGAGGTGCTCGCCAACCGACTCGGTGTCCGGGAGGGATTGTCCGTTGCCGTCACGACGCCTTCTGGCGTCAAGAACGTGCCGATCGTGGCAAGGTTCTATGATTACGCGACTGATGGTGGAAAGATGGTCATGGATCGGGCTCTGTATCAGACCCTCTGGCATGACGACCGCGTGACCGTCTTCCCGATCTATTTGCGCACAGGGGCCGATGGGGATGCGATTCGCCGGTCGCTTACACAACGACTGGCGGTGGACGAACGAGAGAGCTTCTCGCCGCTTGTTATCAGCAACGCCGAGTTGCGTCGCGAGATTCTCGACATCTTCGACCGAACCTTCGTGCTGACGTATGTGCTCGAAGCCATCGCGGTCTTGATTGCCGTGTTGGGGATCGTGAATACGCTGGTCACCGCGGTGTTGGAACGGCGGCGGGAGTTAGCCACATTGCAAGCGATCGGCGCAAGTCCCGCTCAGGTCAAACAATTGGTGCTGTGGGAAGCGGCATATCTCGGCCTGCTTGGAGCGGTGCTCGGGGTAATAGGGGGAGTGCTGCTGGCGGTCGTGCTCATCAAGGTCATCAATAGACAATCCTTTGGCTGGACGATTCAGATGACAGTCCCGATCGACGTTCTGGCACAGGCCGTCCTCTTAGCGCTTGGAGCGGCACTCATAGCAGGGTACTGGCCAGCCCACTGGGCTGCTCATCAACCAGTCGTGGAGGGGCTACGAGAGGAATAA
- the bioB gene encoding biotin synthase BioB yields MVDYQQLANKALLDERLSRSECQAVLDTPDDELLTLLQAAFTVRSRYFGKTVRLQMLMNAKSGACQEDCHYCSQSAVSTAPIERYNLLPQEQMIAGARQAAASKAQRYCIVISGRSPLDREIDEIAGAVRSIKQDLPIQICCSLGLMNEAQARRLKAAGVDRVNHNLNTSEAYHASICTTHTFQDRLSTIRNARAAGLEICSGGIVGMGEKDEDLIDLAMALRDVRPDSIPVNTLHPVAGTPLEHCRHLTPQRCLKVLCLFRFLHPRTEIRIAGGREHNLRSLQPLALYPADSVFVNGYLTTPGQPAPEVWSMIEDLGFAIEVDYRHPVAG; encoded by the coding sequence ATGGTCGACTATCAACAGTTAGCAAACAAAGCCCTCCTCGACGAACGGCTCAGTCGTTCGGAATGTCAGGCCGTTTTGGATACGCCGGACGACGAATTGCTCACGCTTCTCCAGGCCGCTTTCACCGTCCGTTCCCGCTACTTTGGGAAGACCGTTCGTCTTCAAATGTTGATGAACGCGAAGAGCGGGGCTTGCCAGGAAGACTGCCACTACTGTTCGCAGTCGGCTGTCTCCACCGCACCCATCGAACGCTACAATCTATTGCCCCAGGAACAGATGATCGCAGGAGCGCGACAGGCTGCCGCCTCGAAGGCCCAGCGGTATTGCATTGTCATCAGCGGCAGGAGTCCTTTAGACCGCGAGATCGATGAAATCGCCGGAGCCGTGCGATCCATCAAGCAAGACCTTCCCATTCAGATTTGTTGTTCTCTCGGTCTCATGAATGAAGCTCAGGCCAGGCGGCTGAAGGCCGCCGGTGTGGATCGCGTGAACCACAACCTGAACACCAGCGAAGCCTATCACGCTTCAATTTGCACGACACATACGTTTCAGGATCGGCTCAGCACGATCCGAAACGCCCGAGCCGCTGGTCTCGAAATCTGCTCTGGCGGCATCGTCGGGATGGGCGAGAAAGATGAGGATCTCATTGACCTGGCAATGGCCCTGCGGGACGTGAGGCCCGATTCGATTCCGGTGAATACCCTTCATCCTGTCGCGGGGACACCCTTGGAACATTGCCGTCATCTTACTCCGCAACGATGCCTTAAAGTTCTATGCTTGTTCCGGTTCCTCCACCCACGAACTGAAATCCGCATCGCCGGCGGACGGGAGCATAATCTCCGCAGCCTTCAGCCGCTGGCGCTCTACCCGGCTGACTCCGTTTTTGTGAATGGCTACCTGACGACGCCCGGCCAGCCGGCTCCAGAAGTCTGGAGCATGATTGAGGACTTGGGTTTTGCAATCGAGGTCGATTACCGGCATCCGGTGGCGGGCTGA
- a CDS encoding tetratricopeptide repeat protein: MLRLLVTIFLISTGIFVYSYFRELNPGTLTIRTGPSIQFELSPVTLVVFSMAVGAVLVAFAVGMRQTVHVIGNWRNTRILRRREKLDALHREGTHAFMSKRTADAIGLFEKALAMDPNRTDSLLWLGNIYRSENNFAEAIRLHQHANRIDDRNIEVLLELAKDLEGAKRYEDALQAYYRILKIEPDNLTALIRKRDLLIRLEKWSDALEIQHRLVKAPLPESERRTETHLLTGCMYEVGRQLLERGHPDKARRYFRGAIKKDRTFLPAYIGLGEILIREGKTKDAVEILKKVYAKTRSIIILHRLEEFFLEQGEPSEIIRIYQEALQQDPHNTALQFYLGKLYYRLEMIDEAFDLLSTIEGPQDQMMDYHKIMANLFLRKQHMEQAVIELKKALHFKKRVVVPYVCTACQQESVEWAGRCRRCGNWNTFVSLPGPESAQATGGPDDRPTPVRTVPYQGIASPFETV, from the coding sequence ATGCTGCGACTTCTCGTCACTATTTTCCTGATCAGCACAGGCATCTTTGTCTACAGCTATTTCCGAGAACTTAATCCCGGAACCCTTACGATTCGGACAGGGCCGTCAATTCAATTCGAACTCAGCCCTGTGACCTTGGTCGTCTTTTCCATGGCCGTCGGAGCCGTCCTTGTGGCGTTCGCCGTCGGCATGCGTCAAACCGTGCATGTGATCGGGAATTGGCGTAACACAAGAATACTTCGGCGCAGAGAAAAACTTGACGCCCTCCATCGCGAGGGAACTCACGCCTTTATGTCAAAACGTACAGCCGATGCCATCGGGTTGTTCGAGAAAGCGCTGGCCATGGACCCGAATCGGACCGACTCGCTGCTTTGGCTCGGCAATATTTATCGTTCAGAGAACAACTTCGCCGAGGCGATCCGCTTGCACCAGCACGCCAATCGAATCGACGACCGGAATATCGAGGTCCTGCTGGAATTGGCGAAGGATTTGGAAGGCGCCAAACGTTATGAGGATGCGCTCCAAGCCTATTACCGAATCCTCAAGATCGAGCCGGACAACCTGACGGCTCTGATTCGAAAGCGCGATCTTCTCATCAGATTGGAGAAATGGAGCGACGCGCTTGAGATCCAGCACCGACTGGTGAAGGCGCCTCTACCCGAATCGGAGCGACGAACCGAAACTCATCTCCTGACCGGGTGCATGTACGAAGTCGGACGCCAGTTGCTCGAACGAGGACATCCGGACAAGGCCCGGCGCTATTTCCGCGGCGCCATCAAAAAGGATCGCACCTTTCTTCCGGCGTACATCGGGCTCGGCGAGATCCTAATCCGCGAAGGTAAAACGAAGGACGCAGTCGAAATTCTCAAGAAGGTCTATGCCAAAACCCGCAGCATCATCATCCTGCATCGGCTCGAAGAGTTTTTTCTCGAGCAGGGTGAGCCCAGTGAAATAATCCGGATCTACCAAGAGGCCCTTCAGCAGGATCCTCATAACACCGCCTTGCAATTCTACCTGGGCAAACTCTACTACCGGCTCGAAATGATCGACGAAGCGTTCGATCTACTCTCAACGATTGAGGGTCCGCAGGATCAGATGATGGACTACCATAAAATCATGGCCAACCTGTTCTTGCGAAAGCAGCACATGGAACAGGCCGTCATCGAACTGAAAAAAGCCCTCCATTTCAAGAAGCGCGTCGTCGTCCCCTACGTGTGCACCGCGTGCCAGCAGGAATCGGTCGAATGGGCCGGCCGGTGCCGGCGCTGCGGGAACTGGAATACCTTCGTCTCGCTGCCCGGACCTGAGAGCGCCCAAGCGACCGGGGGGCCAGACGACCGTCCAACACCGGTGCGCACAGTCCCCTACCAAGGCATTGCTTCTCCCTTCGAAACCGTGTAG
- the rsfS gene encoding ribosome silencing factor, with translation MIFTEGTPIARTSKATALAVARAMLDKKATDVVVLHVAKLTSVTDYLVLGSAESDRQTRAIADHVDGILSSSGSAPLSIEGTASSPWVLIDFGDVVAHIFRHDIRQHYSLERLWADAKRVRVPDESVSRPMTTPWVRQVRKTRATKQV, from the coding sequence ATCATCTTTACTGAGGGGACACCGATCGCACGAACATCGAAGGCCACTGCCCTCGCCGTCGCAAGGGCAATGCTCGACAAAAAGGCCACGGATGTCGTTGTCCTCCATGTTGCGAAACTGACCTCTGTCACCGACTACTTGGTCCTGGGTTCAGCGGAATCTGACCGGCAGACTCGTGCCATTGCCGATCATGTGGATGGTATCTTGTCCTCATCCGGTTCCGCTCCGTTGAGCATTGAAGGGACCGCCTCTTCACCGTGGGTTCTGATCGATTTCGGCGATGTCGTCGCTCACATTTTTCGTCACGATATTCGCCAGCATTACTCGTTGGAACGGCTGTGGGCCGACGCCAAGCGTGTTCGTGTGCCGGACGAATCGGTCTCACGGCCGATGACGACACCATGGGTTCGACAAGTACGGAAAACGCGCGCGACGAAGCAGGTCTGA